From the genome of Oceanococcus atlanticus:
ACTATGGCGGCTACTCGGTCAACAATCTGTTCATCACCGGCTTCTCCCAGACCCACATGTCGGCTGGGGTCTACCAGGGTGGCCAGATCCCGCTGATGCCGATCAGTGGCCAGCCCAGCGAAGCCGATCTGAGCGACTGGGGCTGGCCGTCGGCACTGCCGTTTTATGCCTCGAACTTCAACAAGCTGAGCGAACAGGCCGAGCCCGGTTACTACCGGGTTGATCTGCTGCGCTATGCCGCCCGCGCCGAAATCACAGCAACGCAGCGCGCCGCGCTGCACCGTTACACCTGGCAGCCGGCTGGGCAGCCCGGCGTGGTGCTGGAACCCAGCCGTGATCTCAAAGGTCATCATCCGGCCACTCTCCACTACCGCAGCGACGGGGTGATCAGCGGGCGGGTCGACACGCGCAGCCCCGACCACAGCGTCTACTTCGCCCTGCGCAGTGACACGCCCTACACCCTGCACACACCTGCGGGCGAAGCACTGGCAGCGGGCGCCCAGCTTGAAGGCGAGAATCTGATGGTCGTGCTGCGCCCACAGGCGTCGACGCTGCAGCTCAAGATCGGCCTCTCATACGTTGACGAGGCGGGCGCGCTGAACAATCTTGATCAAGAGATGCCGCACTGGGACTTTCAGCGCATCCGCGATCAGGCCCGCGCCACCTGGAATCAGGAACTCGCCCGCATCCAGGTCACAGGCGCGCCGAACGCGCGCTTGCGTAGCTTCTACACAGCTTTGTATCGCAGTCTGAAATTCCCCAATCTGCTCAGCGACGTGGATGGCCGCTACCGCCTGGAGGACGTCGTTCGCCAGGATCAGGACCACCCACGCTACACCCAGTTTTCGTTGTGGGACAGCTACCGCGGGCACAGTGCCCTGCTTGCCGAGATCGTGCCGCAGCGCTTCCGCGACATGGTCATGTCGATGGTCGAATACGCCGAGGTGGCCGGCCAGCTGCCACGCTGGCAACTGGCCAACCGCAACCCCGGCTACATGTCGGGTGATCCGGCGGTGATGTTCGTCGGCGAAGCCTGGTGCCGGGGGCTGCTGGATGCGGCACAGCGCGAAAAGGCTTGGGCTGCGCTGCTGGCGACCGTAACGCCGCGTGATGAGGCGCTGGCGCGCGGCTATCTACCCAGCGCGCAACCGAACAATCTGTTCGAGGCGATCTCTGGAAATGGCCGCGAGGCCGGCACCACGCTGGAATATGGGCTGGCCGATTTCGCCCTGGCCGCCATGGCCCGCGCCCGCGGCGACGACGCGGTGTATCAACAGCGCCTGGCCCAATCGCTCAACTATCGCAATCTGCTGGATCCGCAAAGCGGCTGGATACGCCCGCGCGACGACAACGGCGCCTGGGCCACACCGTTTCAGCCCGAATATGCCCATGGTTTTCAGGAAGGCACCTCCTGGCAATACTCGTGGCTGGCCCAGCACGACTACGCGGGGCTGTTCGCCGGCATGAATGCAGTGGGCAATGTGGAGCAACGCCTGGACACCTTCTTCGGCGCGCCACTCAATCAGTTGCCGCTGCTGTGGCCTGCGGTGCAGAACCAGATCACCCTGTTCGGCATCGTTTATCTGGGCAATCAATATGCACCCGGTAACGAGCACGACCTACAGGCCCCGTATGCCTACAACTATCTCGGTGCGCCTCACAAAACCCAAATCGCCGCGCGCGCCGCCGCTTCGCTCTACACCGACACCGCGTTGGGCATGCCCGGCAACGATGATTTGGGCGCCCTGTCCGGCTGGCTGGTGTGGACCATGCTCGGTGTATACCCAATCAACCCAGGGCTGCCACATTTCGTGATCGGCTCGCCCGAGTTCGCCAGCGCCGTGCTCAAAAGGCCGACTGGCGATTTTCTCATCGCGCGCGAACACGACGGCTACATCAGTGCTGCGCAGCTGGACGATGCAAGCCTTGTATCGGCATCGTTTGTGCTGCCACGCGGCGCCAGCACACTCAGCCTGCAGACGTCGCAGCAGGTTACACACGCATTCGATGCGCTCCCGCCCTCCATCAGCACACACCCGATCGAGGCGTTTGGCTGCATTCAGTAGAGCCTGGTGGCGACCACTTCATCGGCACCCTACACTGCGTCTAACAGTTCACTCAGCACGGGGTACCGATGAGCCGATTCGCCACACTCGGACTGCGCACATCACCGTGGTGGCTGGGCGCCTTGCTGCTCAGTCCCTGCTTGGCCAGCGCATCAACACCATGGGAATCATTTGAGCGCCCAACCGCCGGCAATGCCGAATCCATCGGCGAGTACAGCAATGGCTGTCTGCTCGGCGGTAGCGCCCTGCCGCACGCTGGACCTGGTTATCAGGTTGTACGGCTGGAGCGGCGACGCAATTTTGGCCATCCGGAATTGGTCGATTACCTCAAACGTCTGGGCGAACGTGTTGCCAACCGCAATATCGGAACCATGCTGGTCGCTGACATGGCGATGCCGCGTGGCGGTCGCTTCAGTCGCGGCCATCGCAGCCACCAATCCGGCCTGGACGCCGATATCTGGCTACGGCTAGATGTCCCACAGCTGCCGCCCGACCAACGCTGGGGCTACAGCGATGTCCCCGCCGAACTCTATGTCGACCGCAAGACCTGGGTGGCCACCGACAATTTTCGCTGGGCCCAGGCCGAGCTGATCCGCCTGGCCGCGATTGATGACCGGGTGGCGCGCATCTTCGTCAACCCGGCACTGAAGAAGAACCTGTGCCAGCGACGCTGGAGCGAAGACCGCAGCTGGCTGCGCAAAGTACGCCCCTGGTGGGGTCATGACGCCCACTTTCATGTGCGGCTACGCTGCCCGGACGGCGATGATTGCAAGGATCAACGCGAACCACCTGAGGGCGAAGGTTGTGATGCCGAAGTGGACGAGTGGTTGGCCGATTTCCGGCGCCCTCGCGAGCCTGCGCCACCACGTCAGACGCCGGCCACGCCAGCGCCCACACCCCCACCACCGCAACGTTGTCAGATCATCCTGGATATCGACAAAGGCTGAAGCCAAGGCTTCAGCCTTTGTCGGCCCTGATCAAGCGTTGCGCACACCGCGATTGCGGAAGAACCACGATCCCAGTGCCGGCAGCAGGCAGATTGCACCGAACATGTTGACCAGGAACAAAAAGCCCAGCAGCAGCCCCATATCCGCCTGATATTTCAGCGCGGACATCATCCAGGTCAACACGCCCACCGACATGGTCAGCGCGGTGAACACGATGGCGCTGCCGCGGTCACGCATGGAACGGGCGAAGGCTTCGCGGAAGCTCATCTCCGGATCATGCATGTAGTGCTGGATGCGCTCGAACAGATAGATGCCATAGTCCACACCAACCCCCACACCCAGCGCAATCACCGGCAAGGTTGCAACCTTGAGGCCGATGTCGAGCATGGCCATGAGAGCGTTGCCCATCACGGTCACACCAACCAGCGGCACCAGCACACAAATCAACGCCGTCCATGAGCGGAAGCTGATCAGACAGAACAGAATCAGTGCCGAGAACAAGGACAGCAGCATCTTGACCTCGGCGCGCTTGACCTCTTCGTTGGTCGCCGCCATGACCCCGACATTGCCGCTGGCCAGACGCATGGTCACACCGTCCACCGGGTTGTCGGCGATAAAGGTTTTGATGTCCTCGATGATGTGCGCGATGGTCGGACCTTCATGATCCTCGGTGAAAATCAGCACCTGAATGGCACGGCAGCCTTCGCTGTTCAGGCCCAGACGCGGGTCAAACGCTTTGGACCCGGTGGACAGCCCCGCCGAGGTGCGCGGCAGGGCCTGCCAGCGCGGGTTACCTTCATTGAACGCGGTAATCACCAGCTTGCCCACACTGGCCACACTGGTCACCGACTGCACACCGTCAACCCCGCGCATGTACAGCTCGAACTTATCGATCAGGCTGATCACCGGGTACTGCAGGCAGGAATCGGTTTCGAAGTCCGGTGCCTCAACAATCACCGTGAGCAAATCCACGCCGATATCATAGGACTCAGCAATCTTGCGGTTGTCGGTGTTGTAACGCGAATCCTCGTGCAGCTCGGGCACCCCGACACCGGAATCACCGATCACCAGATGACGTGACTGCCAGGTGGCCAGCGCCATCAGGGCCAGCGCGACGGCAAAGACCCAGACCGCGTTGCGCGGCTCGGCACAGGCCGCCACCTTGTCCCACATGGCTCCGCCGAAGCCCTGCTCAGCCTTGGCCGAGTGCTCGATGCTGGACTGCTCCAGGGTCAGATACGACAGGATGATCGGCTGCACCAGCTTGTTGGTAATGATCATCAGCAGCACGCCCAGGCATGCGGTGATGCCCAATTCGGTCACGATCGGGATGGCGATGAACATGATCACGCCGAAACCCAGCGCCTCGGTCAGCAAGGCGATCGCGCCAGGTATGAACAACTTGACGAACGACAGCTTGGCCGCCTCGACCGAATCCGCACCGTTGCCCACCTCCATACGCCAGGCACTGGTCATCTGCACCGCATGCGAAACCCCGATGGAGAAAATCAGGAACGGCACCAGAATCGACATTGGGTCGATACCCAGGCCGATGAGAGGCAAAAGGCCAATCAGCCACAGCACCGGCAGCATCGCCACCACTAAAGCAGTGATAGTGATCTTGATCGAGCGGGTGTACAGATACAACAGCAATACGGTGATGGCGAAAGCCAGACCGAAGAAGGCAAACACGCCAAGCAAGCCGTAGATCACATCACCCAGCAGCTTGGCGAAGCCAATGATGTTGATCTCGATGTTTTCGTTTTCGTACTTGTCGCGGATGTCCTCAAGCATTTGCTGGACTTTCCAGTAGTCCACCGCCTGCTCTTCGTCCGGATCCTTGTCGCGGTCGTACTCCTGCAGGCTGGCCCGGATCAGCGCGCCTTTCAGGTCGTTGGCGACCAGCAGACCGATCTGCCCACCGTTCTCAACATTGTTGCGAATCTGCTCCAGTTGCTCGGTCGATCCGCTGTACTCGGCCGGCACCACCGGGCGCCCCTGGAAGCCTTCCTCGGTGACTTCGATGTAATAGGTGTCCGGCGTGAACAGCGAGGACACCTTGGTTCTGTCGATCCCTGGAATGAAGAAAACATCGTTGGTGACCTTCTCCAGAACCTCGAAGAATTCCGGGTTGTACATGTCACCTTCGCCGGTCCAGCGGACATTGACCAGAAGCATGTTGGCGCCGGAAAACTCATCCATGTAATCCATCATCGTGACCATGTATTCATGCTCGATGGGGATGAGTTTGAGAAAGCCCGGATCAAGGCGAACATTGCTCGCACTCCAGGCAAAGAACAGCGTGGTCAACGCGAAAAACACCGCAAAGAACTTGCGATGGGCCAGCAGCTTGTCAGCGAAACCGGCAACGATACGATCAGTCGTCGTCATGATCCTTGCTCCTTATTTCGCCGCAACGGCATTGGGGCCCTGCAGCAGCACACCGGCTTCGCCGGCGGTCAGCCACTGGCCGGGCGCGATGACCAGCACAGCGGTCAGCGCTTTGGCTTTCTTGGGGGTTACGCGGGTAAAGGTCTTGCCCGCATCGCTGGACTTGATCACGCTGTTGCTGCCGCCGGCGAGCAGGATCTCACCATTGGCTTTGCGCACGCCGCCATACAGCGATTCACGCGTGTTGCTCTGACTGCGCGTCCAGTTTTCGCCCTGATCATCGCTGTAGAACACATTGCCACGCATACCGTGAACAATCATGCGGCCTTCGGCGGTTTCCAGCAGACCGTAAAATGAGCCGTTGTAGTCAATTTCGAACTGGGTCCAGCTTGCCCCCAGATTGTTCGAGCGTGCGACCAAACCGCGCTCGCCAGCCAGCCACAGCGCACCGTCCTCGGACTGGATAATGGCGTTGAGATGGCGCGTACTGAAATCATCAAAGCCACCGCCGCCATCGCCAAAGGCAGCAAACGGATCGTAGTTGTCGCTGAACGGATCCGAACTCGCGGCATTGTCTTGCTCTGCACTGTCCTCGCTCTGCTCCTTGACCAGTTCACTGCGTGTCCAGGTCTCACCAGCGTCGTGCGAAACCTGGATCTGGCCGAACGCACCGTAAGCTAGGAGCTCGCCATCAAAGGGCCCAGCAATGCCCAACAGCGGCTCGGCACGCTCCGGGTTGAACAGCACTTCGCGCCAGCTTTCACCGCGATCAGTGCTGCGCAAAATCCAGGAATCATGCCCCACTGCCACCACTGTGTTGTCATCGACAAACAGCACTCGGGTCAGATTGGAGCCACGATCCTGATCAACATCGGCCTGCGACCAGGGCCCCGTGGCCTCATCGGCATACAAAATGGTGCCCTGCTCGCCCACCGCCACGATGCGCGAACCCCGTTGCGCCAGATCGGTGACCAGCAGATCCTGTACATGCACTTCCGTTTTCGGGTAGTCCGGCTTGGGTCGTGGCGAGAACGAATAAATCGCCGCGCCGACAATCGCCACCGAAAGCAACATGGCCGGCCAGCCGCTCAACCATGAACCTTCTGCTTCATGCGTCTTGGTCTCGACATCCACATCGTTTTTGTCGGACATCGTCTCCCCCTCGTTGTTTATATCGTGTCGCGGCTGGTGACGAGGTGCCATCCCAGCCGCGCTTTCAACTGCTTATCGTGTAATCCGCATCACCGAAGCCAGGCCCCGGCGCGCGGATTATCCAAGTCTCAATTGGGTACTTCGAACAAGGCCGCGGCTCCCATGCCGCCACCAATGCACATGGTGACCACAGCGTATTTTTCGCTGCGACGTTTGGCCTCGAGCAAGGCATGACCCACCATGCGCGCCCCCGACATACCAAACGGATGACCGATCGAAATGGCTCCACCGTTGATGTTCAAACGCGCATTGGGGATGCCCAGCTTGTCGCGGCAGTACAGCACCTGCACAGCGAAGGCTTCGTTGAGTTCCCAAACGCCGATGTCGGCCACCGACAGACCGGCGTGATCAAGCAATTTGGGAATGGCAAACACCGGCCCAATGCCCATTTCATCCGGGGCACAGCCAGCCACTGCGGTGCCGCGGTAGATCCCGAGTATGGGCAGCCCGCGCTTTTCCGCTTCGGCGCGGCTCATGACCGTTACCACGGCGGCGCCGTCAGACAGCTGCGATGCATTGCCGGCGGTGATGTGCTGCCCCTGCTGGACCCAGCGCCCGTCCTTGAACACCGGCTTGAGTGCGCTGAGCGACTCTAAGGTGGTGTCTGCGCGGTTGCCTTCATCCTGGCTCAGGGTCACGCGCTCATGTCCGGACGGCTGCTTGGTCTCGCGATCGAACAGCTGCTTGTCCACGCTCAGCGGAACGATCTCGTCCTCGAATAGCCCGGCCTGTTGCGCAGCCGCCACGCGCTGCTGGCTTTGCAGGGCATATTCGTCCTGGGCCTGGCGTGAAATACCGTAACGCTCGGCCACGATTTCAGCCGTTTCGATCATCGGTATGTAGGCGGTCGGCTCGCTGGCGATGACCGCCTTGGACACGGCCTTGTAGGTGTTCTTGTGCTTGTTCTGGACCAGCGAGATCGACTCCAGACCGCCGGCCACGACAATCTTTTTCTCACCCACCATGATGTCCTTGGCACCGATGGCAATGCTCATCAGGCCGGAGGAACACTGGCGATCCAGGGTCATGCCCGCCACCGAGTGCGGCAGGCCTGCGGTGTACGCACACAGCCGGCCGAGGTTGTAAGCCTGGGTACCCTGCTGGGCGGCGGCGCCGAGAATGACGTCATCAACCTCTGCGGGCGCGACGCCGGCGCGCTCAAGCGCAGCCTTGATCACATGGCCACCGAGCACCGGTGCTTCGGTGTCGTTGAAAGCGCCGCGAAAAGCTTTGCCGATGGCGGTGCGTGCCACCGCCACAATCACTGCTTCATTCATAGTCAATCCCGCCTAGAAGTAGTAGCGCGAGATCGCATCGGCCACACAGGCCGGCTTGTCTTCGCCTTCGATTTCCACGGTTACGCGGATGGTTGCCTGGACACCGCCTTTGACCTCCTGCGCATCGATCATTTCGCCGTGCCCACGCACACGCGAGCCGACTTTGACCGCATTGGGGAAACGCACTTTGTCGGTGCCGTAGTTGACACCCATCTTGAGGTTGCGCAACTCGGCCAGCTCAGGCAGAAAACGGCTGACCAGAGACAGGGTCAGATAGCCGTGCGCGATGGTCGCGCCGAACGGACCCTGCGCGGCCTTGTCGGGGTCAACATGAATCCACTGGTGGTCATCTGTTGCATCCGCAAACTGATTGACCCGCTCTTGCGTGATTTCAACCCATTCACTCACGCCCAGGGTCTTGCCCTTGGCCGCCAGAACCGAGTCCACCGACTCAAACACGACTGACATCGCGCCTCCTCAAGATATCGAACTGTCCAGGAGTCTGGCAGATCGATCGCGGCGCGGGCTCGTCCGGGCAGATTAGGTCAGGGCGTCTGCGCCCGAGCCACGATGCGATGGCCTTGCGGGCCAAGCAGTATCAGAGCGCCGCTGGCATCGCGGCGGATTTCATCCACCTGCGACAACACCGCCGTGAAGCGTTGTTCCTGTTCCATCAGGGCTTTGGGGCACATTTTCTTGGTCGTGATCAGCTGGGAAAACGTCCACGCATCGCCGGCCTGCTTGTACTGACCGGAATAGCCATTGCAGGAGGCATTGCCATACACCCGGCCACTGGCGTCAAAGTTCAGGGTCACCCGGGAAGCGTCGATCATGCCCTGATCGGCAATGTCTTCCACCACCCATTGCGGGCCGACCAGCTCATCCGGGGAAAACCCACGCGCCATCTCATCCTCCCGTGCATTGCCGGTCAGAAACTGACATGCACTCAAGGGCAGTAGCACAGCAAGCAGGCACAGGGCATTGAGCAGTCGCATGAGCGGTCTCCGCAGCAGAATCATGGTAGCCCGATGATGCCAGCCCCCGCCGGGGTGCGCCAGCACCGCCGTCCGGGGCACTACAATGCAGGCTCACTTGCCCGCGGCGACTGCACATGCTCACTGTCCATCACCTGGAAAATTCGCGCTCACACCGGCTGCTCTGGCTGCTTGAAGAACTCGAGGTGCCCTACCAGGTCAAGCTCTACAAGCGGGATGCCAAAACCAGCCTGGCCCCGGCCGAACTCAAGAACATCCACCCGCTGGGCAAAGCGCCGGTGATCACCGATGGTGATCGGGTGATCGCCGAATCCGGCGCGATCATCGAATATCTGGTCGACACCTACGGCCAGGGTCGCCTGGTGCCGGCGGCCGGCAGCGAGGAATTTCTGCGTTACCGCTACTGGATGCACTACGCCGAAGGGACCCTGATGCCGCTGCTGGTCATGACCCTGCTGTTCAATCGTGTCGAGCGCGCACCCTTGATTGTGCGCCCCATCGCCAAGGCGATTTCAGCCCAGGTGCGCAAGGCCTATCTGGGTCCCAATCTGGAGGCCAACATCGGCTTTCTCGAAAGCGAACTGGCGCACAGCACCTGGCTGGCCGGCGACGAACTCAGCGCCGCCGACATCCAGATGAGCTTCCCGGTGGAGGCGCTGATGGTGAGGGCGAGCCAGAATGGTGCCGCACTGCCCAATCTGACGGCCTACATGGCGCGTATCCAGGCCCGCCCGGCCTATGCGCGCGCGGTCGAAAAAGGCGGCCCGCTGACCCTTCTGTCCTAGCCAGGGCCTTGCTCACACCGCGCTAGCTACCGCTCGACTGATCCGGTCGCTGCCATTCCGGCGGCCGGATCAAATGCTGTAGGCGCTGCCACCACGGTCCGGGCCTGAACACATCGCGCCACATGTCGGCGAACTCATGGAAGTTCAGGGTCAGAATGTTGTGACTGCGAACCTGGCGGGTGATGCCGTACTCCACCGGGTTGTCATCACGCTCTTCGGCATAAGTGCCGAACCAGCGATCGAAAATGATCAGCACACCACCATAGTTGTGGTCGATGTACTCCTCATTGCGACCGTGATGGACGCGATGGTTGGATGGCGTGTTGAACACGTATTCCACCCAGCGCGGCAGCTTGACCACCGCCTCGGTGTGCACGAAGTACTGGTAGGTCAGATCCACCGCGTAGAGGAAGAACACCGCCGCCGGATTAACCCCCAGCAACACCAGCGGCATGAAGAACAGCCACCAGCCGGTGATCGAATACAGCAGACTCTGGCGCATGGCCGTGGTCATGTTCATTTTTTCGCTGGAGTGATGCACCACATGGGCACTCCAGAACCAGCGCACCCGATGGCTGGTGCGATGAAACCAGTAGTAACAGAACTCCACGCCGACGAAAATCGGGATGACCGTCCAGGCATTGACCGGAATATCAAACAGGCGGAACTGATAAATCCACAGCACCGCGGCAC
Proteins encoded in this window:
- a CDS encoding GH92 family glycosyl hydrolase; its protein translation is MRAVPLLLLAAAVAACQGGRGQTDATPHAEEISHTDLATYVDPRIGSFPPGFTSPGAALPHGLVAAGPDTEGPFNYGGYSVNNLFITGFSQTHMSAGVYQGGQIPLMPISGQPSEADLSDWGWPSALPFYASNFNKLSEQAEPGYYRVDLLRYAARAEITATQRAALHRYTWQPAGQPGVVLEPSRDLKGHHPATLHYRSDGVISGRVDTRSPDHSVYFALRSDTPYTLHTPAGEALAAGAQLEGENLMVVLRPQASTLQLKIGLSYVDEAGALNNLDQEMPHWDFQRIRDQARATWNQELARIQVTGAPNARLRSFYTALYRSLKFPNLLSDVDGRYRLEDVVRQDQDHPRYTQFSLWDSYRGHSALLAEIVPQRFRDMVMSMVEYAEVAGQLPRWQLANRNPGYMSGDPAVMFVGEAWCRGLLDAAQREKAWAALLATVTPRDEALARGYLPSAQPNNLFEAISGNGREAGTTLEYGLADFALAAMARARGDDAVYQQRLAQSLNYRNLLDPQSGWIRPRDDNGAWATPFQPEYAHGFQEGTSWQYSWLAQHDYAGLFAGMNAVGNVEQRLDTFFGAPLNQLPLLWPAVQNQITLFGIVYLGNQYAPGNEHDLQAPYAYNYLGAPHKTQIAARAAASLYTDTALGMPGNDDLGALSGWLVWTMLGVYPINPGLPHFVIGSPEFASAVLKRPTGDFLIAREHDGYISAAQLDDASLVSASFVLPRGASTLSLQTSQQVTHAFDALPPSISTHPIEAFGCIQ
- a CDS encoding sterol desaturase family protein, with amino-acid sequence MLDSLITQTEALLVPVFGAHIDWKQVLLTVMTPVFLLAFVIEWQVRKSRGADDRMWSQFEWRDILANLGLGGSYQIFEGIAHALVTGAAVLWIYQFRLFDIPVNAWTVIPIFVGVEFCYYWFHRTSHRVRWFWSAHVVHHSSEKMNMTTAMRQSLLYSITGWWLFFMPLVLLGVNPAAVFFLYAVDLTYQYFVHTEAVVKLPRWVEYVFNTPSNHRVHHGRNEEYIDHNYGGVLIIFDRWFGTYAEERDDNPVEYGITRQVRSHNILTLNFHEFADMWRDVFRPGPWWQRLQHLIRPPEWQRPDQSSGS
- the mepA gene encoding penicillin-insensitive murein endopeptidase, coding for MSRFATLGLRTSPWWLGALLLSPCLASASTPWESFERPTAGNAESIGEYSNGCLLGGSALPHAGPGYQVVRLERRRNFGHPELVDYLKRLGERVANRNIGTMLVADMAMPRGGRFSRGHRSHQSGLDADIWLRLDVPQLPPDQRWGYSDVPAELYVDRKTWVATDNFRWAQAELIRLAAIDDRVARIFVNPALKKNLCQRRWSEDRSWLRKVRPWWGHDAHFHVRLRCPDGDDCKDQREPPEGEGCDAEVDEWLADFRRPREPAPPRQTPATPAPTPPPPQRCQIILDIDKG
- a CDS encoding META domain-containing protein yields the protein MRLLNALCLLAVLLPLSACQFLTGNAREDEMARGFSPDELVGPQWVVEDIADQGMIDASRVTLNFDASGRVYGNASCNGYSGQYKQAGDAWTFSQLITTKKMCPKALMEQEQRFTAVLSQVDEIRRDASGALILLGPQGHRIVARAQTP
- a CDS encoding glutathione S-transferase, whose translation is MLTVHHLENSRSHRLLWLLEELEVPYQVKLYKRDAKTSLAPAELKNIHPLGKAPVITDGDRVIAESGAIIEYLVDTYGQGRLVPAAGSEEFLRYRYWMHYAEGTLMPLLVMTLLFNRVERAPLIVRPIAKAISAQVRKAYLGPNLEANIGFLESELAHSTWLAGDELSAADIQMSFPVEALMVRASQNGAALPNLTAYMARIQARPAYARAVEKGGPLTLLS
- a CDS encoding efflux RND transporter permease subunit, with the protein product MTTTDRIVAGFADKLLAHRKFFAVFFALTTLFFAWSASNVRLDPGFLKLIPIEHEYMVTMMDYMDEFSGANMLLVNVRWTGEGDMYNPEFFEVLEKVTNDVFFIPGIDRTKVSSLFTPDTYYIEVTEEGFQGRPVVPAEYSGSTEQLEQIRNNVENGGQIGLLVANDLKGALIRASLQEYDRDKDPDEEQAVDYWKVQQMLEDIRDKYENENIEINIIGFAKLLGDVIYGLLGVFAFFGLAFAITVLLLYLYTRSIKITITALVVAMLPVLWLIGLLPLIGLGIDPMSILVPFLIFSIGVSHAVQMTSAWRMEVGNGADSVEAAKLSFVKLFIPGAIALLTEALGFGVIMFIAIPIVTELGITACLGVLLMIITNKLVQPIILSYLTLEQSSIEHSAKAEQGFGGAMWDKVAACAEPRNAVWVFAVALALMALATWQSRHLVIGDSGVGVPELHEDSRYNTDNRKIAESYDIGVDLLTVIVEAPDFETDSCLQYPVISLIDKFELYMRGVDGVQSVTSVASVGKLVITAFNEGNPRWQALPRTSAGLSTGSKAFDPRLGLNSEGCRAIQVLIFTEDHEGPTIAHIIEDIKTFIADNPVDGVTMRLASGNVGVMAATNEEVKRAEVKMLLSLFSALILFCLISFRSWTALICVLVPLVGVTVMGNALMAMLDIGLKVATLPVIALGVGVGVDYGIYLFERIQHYMHDPEMSFREAFARSMRDRGSAIVFTALTMSVGVLTWMMSALKYQADMGLLLGFLFLVNMFGAICLLPALGSWFFRNRGVRNA
- a CDS encoding MaoC family dehydratase; amino-acid sequence: MSVVFESVDSVLAAKGKTLGVSEWVEITQERVNQFADATDDHQWIHVDPDKAAQGPFGATIAHGYLTLSLVSRFLPELAELRNLKMGVNYGTDKVRFPNAVKVGSRVRGHGEMIDAQEVKGGVQATIRVTVEIEGEDKPACVADAISRYYF
- a CDS encoding acetyl-CoA C-acyltransferase; protein product: MNEAVIVAVARTAIGKAFRGAFNDTEAPVLGGHVIKAALERAGVAPAEVDDVILGAAAQQGTQAYNLGRLCAYTAGLPHSVAGMTLDRQCSSGLMSIAIGAKDIMVGEKKIVVAGGLESISLVQNKHKNTYKAVSKAVIASEPTAYIPMIETAEIVAERYGISRQAQDEYALQSQQRVAAAQQAGLFEDEIVPLSVDKQLFDRETKQPSGHERVTLSQDEGNRADTTLESLSALKPVFKDGRWVQQGQHITAGNASQLSDGAAVVTVMSRAEAEKRGLPILGIYRGTAVAGCAPDEMGIGPVFAIPKLLDHAGLSVADIGVWELNEAFAVQVLYCRDKLGIPNARLNINGGAISIGHPFGMSGARMVGHALLEAKRRSEKYAVVTMCIGGGMGAAALFEVPN
- a CDS encoding WD40/YVTN/BNR-like repeat-containing protein, producing the protein MSDKNDVDVETKTHEAEGSWLSGWPAMLLSVAIVGAAIYSFSPRPKPDYPKTEVHVQDLLVTDLAQRGSRIVAVGEQGTILYADEATGPWSQADVDQDRGSNLTRVLFVDDNTVVAVGHDSWILRSTDRGESWREVLFNPERAEPLLGIAGPFDGELLAYGAFGQIQVSHDAGETWTRSELVKEQSEDSAEQDNAASSDPFSDNYDPFAAFGDGGGGFDDFSTRHLNAIIQSEDGALWLAGERGLVARSNNLGASWTQFEIDYNGSFYGLLETAEGRMIVHGMRGNVFYSDDQGENWTRSQSNTRESLYGGVRKANGEILLAGGSNSVIKSSDAGKTFTRVTPKKAKALTAVLVIAPGQWLTAGEAGVLLQGPNAVAAK